taaatcatagggccctagttgtggtatgccagctctatcttgcaatggacacacgccacgacgttctttttacgtttgcccgcgccctcaaatcaaaacactgctgactccttgcagaatGTGATTTCgaacgcagcgcttgtgtctccttccgctttctggttgacgtaaacgcgttgtcacataaaaaaaataattgcgaaagaacctgacgtgagatttaaagtaaattaaaagaggcttcgaggcagaggaatttgcctcggtCATTTGTTGTAAtcaagttactcgaggaatcgtttcagccctaaaatCAAACCTATTAACAGCATTAGAACTCTTTTAAGTGTGTGAATTACAGGCAAAGTCTGTTCTGTACAACAGGTTGTGCAGCAGGAGAAACACGTGCTGCAGCGACGTCTGGAGGTGCGCGACCTCGAGGCCAGTCAGCGGGACGCAGAACTGCAGGCGGACATCACAGCGTTGCGTGCGCAGTTggaacaaaaacacattcagagtCGTGGCCGGCGTCATGAAGAAAGTGAGCAGCTGACTCAGCTATCTAACCACAACCAAAAACTTGTGGAACAGCTGGCAGAGGTGACCAATCAGAAGACCCCAGTTTCCTATTTTTAACAACTTCTTGCAAATCTTGTCAGAGGCATCCAGGGTTATGTGGGTAGACATGTTTTGTGATGTAGTAACATGAATACAGTTAGATACAGGGCTGGACTGTAGATCAGCTGGTTTAGGTATCCATCTGATGTCAGAAGCAGTCCTAGATATAATGTTTGACTACATCTAAAcctttctctctccttttcttctTCCAGGCAGTGGCTATGGAGCATACTTTGCGTACTGAGCTTCGTTCTATAAGAGAAGAAATGGAGGATACAAGTTTTAGCAAATCCATAAGCTCTGCTAGACTGGACAGTCTGCAAGCAGAGGTATAGACACAAAATGAGTGATCAAACTGGAATTAAACCAATATATCGTCCAGGCTGATATTTTGACATGGTCAACTGTTGATTCactgtttttgtgttatttttcacTACATAACAGAACAGGGTTTTGAAAGAGCGCTGTACACATATGGATGAACGACTGAGGTCAGCTCAAGAAGACAACCTCCGGCTGAGATCTGAGAGGGATGGATTGAAAGAGAGGGTGATCGAGCTACAGACCAGTCTGAAAGATAAAGAAACAGAGGTGAGGAGTATGTGCCAGATGATAGAATTTGGGAAGGAATGTTTTTAGAAGATGGGGAGCAAGTGTGAAACTCTATATAGGATAGATGTCTGATATAAATAATGCATACAATTAGAATTTACACCCTAGATTTAACATAAGAATTAATTTGTAGCATTTAGTAACGTGAAGCAGCACCAAATGCTCAACCTTATCTACAAACTCCCACTACTAGTGCTGTTGGGAAGTCCATTTCACACAAGAGTCCACCACAAAGAATGAAGCACTAGTAAACAgtctaatttaatattataaaatatatataactttctattaatcaatccctgaaaaaaatgcatcagtgtTCCACATACATTTTAAGCAATATAACTgttaataatgttctttttttaatcacttaacccaataaaatgcattgaaaaacataaaacagtaattaaattaatcaaaagagtCCGTAAAGatatttgttacaaaatattatattttaaatcattgcttttgaactttattaatcaaaaaaaaaaaaaacttgatgaaATGTACAACAATTCTAAATAATAAGAagcataattgtttttttaacagagagaataataagaataatgtttctttagcaccaaatcaaataaatgcagccttgctgagcataagcctctttcaaaaacatcaaacaattttaccaatataaaaatacaaaatatatattttaaagcaaaatGGAGGGTTCTGTTCTGAGAGGCATTGTGGGCAGATATGCACACTTTGAGAATCCACTAATTAAAGTGTACCATATGGCCACCATGACATACGATCTTCAGCATGCTGTGATTTGAGGCAAACTAAGTCTCCTGCATACCACTGCTCCTAAATTGTATGAGAATTGGGAATTGGGCAGCCTAAGTTTCAAGTTCAGATTTTGCTGGTCAGAGTCCATCCACAACCAGAGAGTTTCAGTCTGGCTGTCTCTGGCTCTTTCACAGCTGGAACAGGAGCACACCACAGTGTTTCAGCTGCGCACAGTAAACCATACCCTGCAGCAAAGGGTTGAAGCCCTGGGAGAAGAGGCCAATCTGGGGGAGACTACCTGTTTCCCTTTGTCACTTCAGAGTGAGATCCAACAGTCCCAGGTAGCGCTCAACCCCTGTTTAAAAAACGTAAATAGATAGGTGTGCATGCTTCAACTTAGCTTGTAGCAAATGTTTACAGCACTGCAAGCAATGTATATTGACTATCAAAAGTCTTTGGGTTTTATGTAAATAAGTGTTTGATTTTCTCCTCACCCAGTTTTTCTCTTCATCACACTTTCTATTTCTGCTGACTGGTTGTTTTCATTTTGATCTCCAACAGGCCAAGGAAACCATTTTGGCCCATTCAGCCATTTtgcaagaaaaa
Above is a window of Carassius carassius chromosome 4, fCarCar2.1, whole genome shotgun sequence DNA encoding:
- the LOC132134052 gene encoding BICD family-like cargo adapter 2, coding for MFPSRKENLPSPILEDSFFPFSSSHSSSGHRLMAPTMGVDDLLASPQDDSSPTLLEKDLILAAEVGQALLEKNEELAAQIEQMEMETEVVQQEKHVLQRRLEVRDLEASQRDAELQADITALRAQLEQKHIQSRGRRHEESEQLTQLSNHNQKLVEQLAEAVAMEHTLRTELRSIREEMEDTSFSKSISSARLDSLQAENRVLKERCTHMDERLRSAQEDNLRLRSERDGLKERVIELQTSLKDKETELEQEHTTVFQLRTVNHTLQQRVEALGEEANLGETTCFPLSLQSEIQQSQAKETILAHSAILQEKEEEIQRLQKELQSRETELEELREQVKPFHNSPGKPSYSALEEEIILARQERDALNQQLLNTIRHKVALSQEVESWQEDMRLVICHQVQLQQQEKEKENNKEQTGFQRGTRATKSLRVRGEDGRKGFFSSLFGGD